The following coding sequences lie in one Phragmites australis chromosome 8, lpPhrAust1.1, whole genome shotgun sequence genomic window:
- the LOC133927605 gene encoding uncharacterized protein LOC133927605 encodes MHLGQIELPVTFGVPDNFRIEKLTFDVADFETAYNVILGRPMLGKFMVVVRYAYQVLKISGPKGIIIVKGDQCAMVKCDKQSLEMVEHFYQITTTSRDIESKHLRIQATGKSKDSAKDSKFVSLADTFKSDDSTKDETNDSVKYRKADSGTKGIAHRLV; translated from the coding sequence atgcatCTTGGCCAAATCGAGTTACCGGTCACGTTCGGCGTGCCCGACAACTTCCGTATAGAGAAGCTAACCTTCGATGTTGCGGACTTCGAGACAGCATACAATGTAATcctaggccgcccaatgctAGGAAAGTTCATGGTTGTGGTGCGTTATGCGTACCAGGTGCTCAAAATCTCAGGTCCCAAAGGGATCATAATAGTCAAGGGAGATCAATGTGCAATGGTCAAGTGCGACAAGCAGAGCTTGGAGATGGTCGAGCACTTCTACCAAATAACGACTACCTCAAGGGACATAGAATCTAAACATCTGAGGATTCAAGCCACTGGCAAGAGCAAGGACAGTGCTAAGGACTCCAAGTTCGTGAGCCTCGCTGATACTTTCAAGTCCGATGACTCTACCAAGGATGAGACCAACGACAGTGTCAAGTACAGGAAGGCTGATAGTGGTACCAAAGGCATTGCC